The following proteins come from a genomic window of Fibrobacter sp. UWEL:
- a CDS encoding CopG family antitoxin, which yields MGISSVLGKEKMMKPNYDFSNAVQNPYAKKLKKTICIKLDEDVIDYFKELAEKVGVPYQGLINMFLQQVKNQKMVPQFVSAPRGRKTRAA from the coding sequence ATGGGAATCAGCTCAGTATTGGGAAAGGAGAAAATGATGAAGCCAAATTATGATTTTTCCAATGCAGTTCAAAATCCTTATGCGAAAAAATTGAAGAAGACTATCTGCATCAAACTTGACGAGGATGTCATTGATTATTTTAAGGAACTTGCCGAAAAAGTCGGGGTTCCGTATCAGGGGCTAATCAACATGTTCCTGCAACAGGTTAAAAATCAGAAAATGGTTCCTCAATTTGTAAGCGCCCCAAGGGGACGAAAAACACGAGCAGCCTAA
- a CDS encoding Rpn family recombination-promoting nuclease/putative transposase — protein MNKSLHHDSFCRDVLSDVDSFLEFMDYLAFQNADLQVIINLLDMKTLERIPGDFSDTANTGFADLAFRAKVKPEYLPGEKPVQVCVGFLVEHKSYMDNDVLEQFRKYHYHLMVEKLKENAVKGIPSIAIILYNGKESWNPLEKLNYYPDVLRDIVLPFKGIFVDVEGIADEVCLEKFSPRLGAFIIALKYARELEPHRDIFKNALERLDLEKDPDLVASIDVYLRRWISKNFKEVFKMDFVRPPYKTIEDDAREQREALERKVADRDALIADKDAENASLIARIKELEAALAAKNG, from the coding sequence ATGAATAAATCATTGCATCACGATTCTTTCTGCAGGGACGTTCTTTCCGATGTGGATAGTTTCCTGGAATTTATGGATTATCTTGCATTCCAGAATGCGGATCTGCAGGTAATCATCAATCTTCTGGATATGAAAACCTTGGAGCGTATTCCGGGAGACTTCAGTGACACGGCGAATACAGGGTTCGCGGATCTTGCGTTCCGAGCCAAGGTAAAGCCGGAATACCTTCCGGGTGAAAAACCCGTGCAGGTGTGCGTGGGGTTCCTGGTGGAGCACAAGTCCTACATGGACAATGACGTCCTGGAACAGTTCCGCAAATATCATTATCACCTGATGGTAGAAAAATTGAAGGAAAATGCAGTCAAGGGCATCCCCTCGATTGCAATCATTCTCTACAATGGCAAGGAAAGCTGGAACCCGCTTGAAAAACTAAACTACTATCCCGATGTTCTGCGGGACATTGTACTTCCCTTCAAGGGAATCTTTGTGGATGTGGAAGGCATCGCAGACGAGGTTTGCCTAGAAAAGTTCAGCCCGCGCCTGGGGGCTTTCATTATCGCTTTGAAATATGCGCGCGAGCTGGAGCCCCACAGGGACATCTTCAAGAATGCCCTTGAACGGCTTGATCTGGAAAAGGACCCTGACTTGGTGGCTTCCATTGATGTATATTTAAGGCGTTGGATATCAAAAAACTTTAAGGAGGTTTTCAAGATGGATTTCGTCAGACCGCCCTATAAGACAATTGAAGATGATGCACGTGAACAGCGCGAAGCCCTTGAGCGGAAAGTCGCCGATAGGGATGCGTTGATTGCCGACAAGGATGCGGAAAATGCATCTTTGATTGCCCGCATCAAGGAACTTGAGGCGGCGCTTGCTGCTAAAAATGGCTAA
- a CDS encoding ImmA/IrrE family metallo-endopeptidase translates to MSEVSTFALRLKSARLMKGFSMDDLCERMEPKVSKMAISKYESGKMDPDSEVLISLADALDQTPDYFFRPFTFKLESMRFRKKQNLGAKQIESVKMNIADFVERYVNIEEICNDANIDVDFSSVPVASAEQVKAAAVKLRERWCLGKDGIVNVIEMLEEHGVKVVEIDAPDGFDGVSTKVNDVIPVIVLGKNFLYERKRFTALHELGHLLLNFEDRFSDKEQESLCNLFANEMLLPETELRRILGNCRKKVSVKELRPIQMRFGISCDAIMYKAKECGIVSAALHRGYCIRKNQSPEYKSFVERSDSPAETSHRFESLVYKALENELITMSKAASLLRTDVMTIRKEMLII, encoded by the coding sequence ATGTCCGAAGTTTCCACTTTTGCTTTGCGATTGAAGAGCGCCCGCCTTATGAAGGGGTTCTCCATGGACGACCTTTGTGAAAGAATGGAACCGAAGGTCTCCAAAATGGCAATTTCCAAGTACGAATCCGGGAAAATGGACCCAGACAGCGAAGTTCTGATTTCCTTGGCAGACGCGTTGGATCAAACCCCCGATTATTTTTTCCGCCCGTTCACTTTCAAACTGGAATCCATGCGCTTTAGAAAAAAGCAGAACCTAGGGGCCAAGCAAATTGAAAGCGTGAAAATGAACATTGCGGATTTCGTGGAGCGCTATGTCAATATCGAAGAAATCTGCAATGACGCCAACATCGATGTTGATTTTTCCTCCGTTCCTGTCGCCTCTGCAGAACAGGTCAAGGCCGCCGCAGTCAAGCTTCGTGAACGTTGGTGCCTGGGCAAGGACGGCATTGTCAATGTGATAGAAATGCTTGAAGAACACGGCGTAAAAGTTGTGGAGATTGATGCTCCTGACGGATTCGATGGCGTAAGTACCAAGGTCAACGATGTTATCCCGGTGATTGTCCTTGGAAAAAACTTTTTGTACGAACGAAAGCGTTTTACCGCGTTGCACGAACTTGGCCATTTGCTGCTGAATTTTGAAGACCGTTTTTCTGACAAGGAGCAGGAATCCCTTTGCAACCTGTTTGCAAACGAAATGCTGCTTCCTGAAACTGAACTTAGGCGTATCCTTGGCAATTGCAGGAAGAAGGTCTCCGTTAAGGAACTTCGACCGATTCAGATGCGATTCGGTATTTCCTGCGATGCCATTATGTACAAGGCCAAGGAATGTGGAATTGTATCTGCAGCGCTTCATAGGGGCTATTGCATAAGGAAAAACCAAAGTCCAGAATACAAGTCGTTCGTTGAAAGATCCGATTCTCCTGCAGAAACCTCACATCGTTTTGAGTCCCTGGTATATAAGGCTCTTGAAAACGAACTGATTACCATGTCGAAAGCGGCGAGCCTGCTTCGCACTGATGTCATGACTATCCGTAAGGAAATGCTGATAATCTAG
- a CDS encoding IS3 family transposase — protein sequence MNELRRKYRLEDLLMLKGMARSTFFYHLRQKPDRYAGERKRVKAIHAENKGRYGYRRIAAQLRNEGFKINHKTVYRLMKEMGLKNVRKTCRYRSYKGEVGKTAPNRLNRNFSTGAPNRKWTTDVTQINIGNEKCYLSPILDMYNGEIVSYTISDRPNLQMVMDMLDKAYAKGYKWKRLILHSDQGWHYQHADYQQSLKDHKIIQSMSRKGNCLDNAMMENFFGIMKSELLYPNTFRNMAHFKQELKKYIEYYNNDRIKLRLKGMSPVGYRTHNSVLS from the coding sequence ATCAATGAACTAAGGCGGAAATACAGGCTTGAGGATCTGCTGATGCTCAAGGGGATGGCCCGTTCCACCTTCTTCTACCATCTGCGCCAGAAGCCGGACCGTTATGCGGGAGAACGCAAAAGGGTCAAGGCAATACATGCGGAAAACAAGGGACGCTACGGCTATCGCCGCATAGCCGCCCAGCTACGGAACGAAGGATTTAAGATAAACCATAAGACCGTGTACAGGCTCATGAAAGAAATGGGGCTGAAAAACGTCCGCAAGACATGCAGGTACCGCTCGTACAAAGGCGAAGTCGGAAAGACTGCGCCCAACAGGCTGAATCGAAACTTCAGTACCGGAGCCCCCAACAGGAAATGGACTACGGACGTGACACAGATAAATATCGGGAATGAGAAATGTTACCTGTCTCCGATACTGGATATGTACAATGGGGAAATCGTGAGCTACACAATCTCGGATAGACCAAATCTCCAAATGGTGATGGATATGCTTGACAAGGCCTATGCCAAGGGTTACAAGTGGAAACGGCTGATACTGCACTCCGATCAGGGGTGGCACTATCAGCATGCTGACTATCAGCAGTCCCTGAAGGACCATAAAATCATCCAGAGCATGAGCCGCAAGGGCAACTGTCTGGACAACGCCATGATGGAGAACTTCTTCGGTATCATGAAATCAGAACTTCTCTATCCAAACACGTTCAGAAATATGGCCCACTTCAAGCAGGAACTCAAAAAATACATCGAGTACTATAACAATGACCGTATAAAACTGCGCCTAAAAGGAATGAGCCCGGTTGGGTACCGGACTCACAACTCAGTTTTATCCTAA
- a CDS encoding PD-(D/E)XK nuclease family transposase codes for MEKNKTKLAECVDNATGVDKKEKIIDFSKIYITDRFMFPLVMSHKEIAKPFIEAALGIKIYDLKDPEQEKTEQVGIFSKSVRYDVFTQQINENGEIISSFDIEMQIVDTKELPKRARYYQSVRDTNDLRKGAMYKSLKDQYVLFICPDDIFGAKQAVYSFQNYATENKNIALNDRSFKNFYIFSNYGKLPDAHPLKPYLKYFATNTADSTETEEIDTKVKWYQADEDTQERYMTWEQEIQLAREDAAEAATEKERERSQRIIAEKDNVLAEKDRRIAELEAKLAEMQK; via the coding sequence GTGGAAAAAAACAAGACGAAACTCGCGGAATGCGTTGACAATGCAACTGGCGTCGACAAAAAGGAGAAGATTATAGACTTCTCGAAAATCTATATCACCGACAGGTTCATGTTCCCTCTGGTCATGAGCCACAAGGAAATCGCAAAGCCATTCATCGAGGCGGCTCTCGGCATCAAGATTTATGACCTCAAGGACCCCGAGCAGGAAAAGACGGAGCAGGTGGGCATCTTCAGCAAAAGCGTACGCTACGACGTGTTCACACAGCAAATCAACGAAAACGGTGAAATCATCAGCTCCTTTGATATCGAGATGCAAATTGTTGATACAAAGGAACTTCCCAAGCGAGCTCGCTACTACCAGTCTGTTCGCGATACCAACGACCTGCGCAAGGGGGCCATGTACAAAAGTCTCAAGGACCAGTACGTACTCTTCATCTGCCCCGACGACATCTTTGGTGCGAAACAGGCCGTTTACAGTTTCCAGAACTATGCGACGGAAAATAAAAACATCGCTCTTAACGATCGTTCTTTCAAGAATTTTTATATTTTCAGTAACTACGGGAAACTTCCGGACGCACATCCCCTTAAGCCGTATCTGAAGTATTTCGCAACCAACACCGCCGACTCCACGGAGACTGAGGAAATCGATACCAAGGTGAAGTGGTACCAGGCTGACGAAGACACACAGGAGCGCTATATGACATGGGAACAGGAAATCCAGCTCGCCAGAGAAGATGCAGCCGAAGCCGCTACCGAAAAAGAGCGCGAACGTAGTCAGAGAATCATCGCCGAAAAGGACAATGTCCTGGCCGAAAAGGATCGCAGAATTGCGGAACTTGAAGCGAAACTCGCTGAAATGCAGAAATAG
- a CDS encoding AgmX/PglI C-terminal domain-containing protein: MACWPPGLHHIYNKLLKHRPGFAGKVTLNITIAPDGDVSKISVASSTTGYSEFDGEIKSAVSRWKFSKVKSGNTTVTIPFDFSE; this comes from the coding sequence TTGGCTTGCTGGCCTCCTGGGCTTCACCATATCTATAACAAATTATTAAAACACAGGCCAGGATTCGCGGGAAAGGTGACCTTAAATATCACCATTGCCCCGGATGGCGATGTCTCCAAAATCTCCGTGGCCTCTTCGACAACAGGCTATAGTGAATTTGATGGCGAAATCAAGTCCGCAGTCAGCCGCTGGAAGTTCAGCAAGGTTAAAAGCGGAAACACCACGGTGACAATACCGTTCGATTTTAGTGAATAG